In a genomic window of Gossypium arboreum isolate Shixiya-1 chromosome 7, ASM2569848v2, whole genome shotgun sequence:
- the LOC108487140 gene encoding aluminum-activated malate transporter 10-like: MANKASSRLEWRINVPGGTSKVLEPESGAVGKIWVGLKGCMGIIVWKVWRVLENAWHIGVADPRKVIHCIKVGLALSIVSLFYYMRPLYDDFGGNAMWAVMTVVVVFEYTVGATFYKCINRVIATFLAGALGVGIHLVAEQSGDQLKPIILGISVFLFASAATFSRFIPSVKARFDYGAMIFILTFSLVSVSGYRVVELFELAHMRLSTIAIGTSLCILVTMLFCPVWAGCELHHLIHQNMEKLADSFDGCVTEYFKENGSEEDLKKKMQGYKCVLNSKAAEESMANFARWEPTHGRFNFRHPWKQYLKIGASLRNCAYCIETLNSCISSEIQAPPCLRKHFSNKCMKASSYSINVLKELAITIMKMKKSSNIDIKVAEMNFAVEELVDALKSLPTTHFIATTGGEESTKAKAEGVEGSEHPSPIIKVLPLVKVVSLMVEIATRIGGVVNAVKELARLAEFKAAKDGKPKQNQPTDKLVSDH, translated from the exons ATGGCAAATAAAGCTTCTAGCAGATTGGAATGGAGGATAAATGTGCCTGGTGGGACATCGAAGGTGTTAGAGCCTGAATCTGGGGCAGTAGGCAAAATATGGGTAGGATTAAAAGGTTGTATGGGAATAATAGTTTGGAAAGTTTGGAGGGTTTTGGAGAATGCATGGCATATAGGAGTTGCAGACCCTAGAAAGGTAATCCATTGTATCAAAGTGGGACTGGCTCTGTCTATTGTATCACTTTTTTACTACATGAGGCCTTTATATGATGATTTTGGAGGGAATGCTATGTGGGCAGTAATGACGGTGGTGGTTGTTTTCGAATACACTGTGG GCGCCACATTTTATAAATGCATTAACCGAGTTATAGCAACTTTTCTAGCGGGTGCACTTGGTGTTGGTATTCACCTGGTGGCTGAACAGTCAGGAGATCAATTGAAGCCCATAATTCTTGGGATCTCGGTTTTTCTCTTCG CTTCAGCAGCAACTTTCTCAAGGTTTATCCCATCGGTTAAAGCCCGTTTTGACTATGGTGCTATGATCTTCATCCTCACCTTCAGCTTGGTCTCAGTTTCTGGCTACAGAGTGGTGGAGTTGTTTGAGTTGGCTCATATGAGGTTATCCACAATTGCCATTGGAACTTCCTTGTGCATCCTTGTAACCATGTTGTTCTGTCCCGTCTGGGCCGGCTGTGAGCTTCACCATCTAATTCATCAAAACATGGAAAAGCTTGCTGATTCCTTtgatg GATGTGTGACTGAATACTTCAAAGAGAATGGAAGTGAGGAGGATTTAAAAAAGAAGATGCAAGGCTATAAATGTGTGCTTAATTCCAAGGCAGCCGAAGAATCTATG GCCAATTTCGCTAGATGGGAACCGACACATGGTCGGTTCAACTTTAGACATCCTTGGAAACAATACCTCAAAATCGGGGCTTCATTGCGCAACTGTGCCTACTGCATTGAGACTCTAAATAGTTGCATCAGCTCAGAAATTCAG GCACCTCCATGTTTAAGGAAACATTTCAGTAATAAGTGCATGAAAGCAAGCTCCTACTCGATCAATGTCTTGAAGGAACTGGCAATAACAATCATGAAGATGAAAAAGTCGTCCAACATAGATATCAAAGTTGCAGAGATGAACTTTGCAGTAGAAGAACTTGTGGATGCATTGAAATCTTTGCCGACGACCCACTTTATTGCAACAACAGGAGGAGAGGAATCAACCAAAGCCAAAGCGGAGGGGGTTGAAGGCAGTGAACATCCTAGTCCAATCATCAAGGTCCTTCCACTAGTGAAGGTGGTTTCATTGATGGTGGAAATTGCAACAAGAATAGGGGGAGTTGTTAATGCAGTAAAAGAGCTGGCGAGACTTGCAGAATTCAAGGCTGCAAAGGATGGGAAACCCAAGCAAAACCAACCTACGGACAAACTCGTTTCGGATCATTGA